ATTTTCCTGGTCTGGAGTGTTATGTAAAACACTAAATACCCTTTAAGTGGGCTACCCAGGTTAGCAACGAAACgtaaaaataaagtagaataGTTATGATGTGGTTTAAGAAACAATAAGCAAttcccaacagaaaaaaataacaacaatggcACGTACCACAAGCTAACGCGTTGGGACCGTACCCGGAGCCAGACACCTACCGAGAAGAACCGGGGGCCTCTCCCCGCAGCGGAGGGAGGGGGCCGGGCAGCACCCGCCCGCCCAGCCCGGGGATTTCGGGGGAAAACCCTCGCAGGCGGCGGCGAGCTCCGGCAGCGCGGGCGGCACACACCGGGCCCGCCGGGGGACCGGGGCGGCGGGACCGGGATCACAACCAGGGCTGGCCGAGACCGGGCCTCCCGcggcgcccccgccccgctccggccgcccccgccccgctcgcTGCCAACGGGCTCCGGCGGCTCGGGCCTTCCAGCGGCCCCCGGGCACGGCTCGGCCGCGGCCCGCTCCCTTCCCGCCTCAAAGCCGCCGCCCGGCCTCGGCCTTCCCCCCCGACCCTCCGCCACCAGCCGGGATCCGCTGGGCTCGGCTCACCGGCGGGTCTCGCCGCTCCCCGCAGCCGCCCCGAGCCGCtcccccgccggcggccgccgtCACCTGATCGCCCGGAAGCCCGGCCCTGACGGAAGGGACcggcctcccctccccgccgccgcgccgggccgcgGGGCCGCGTTCCGCTCGCCCGCGGCTCCCCCTCACAACCGAACACAGCCCCCGGCCGGTTGTTACCTCGGCGGTGGAACCGGCTGAGCGCGGTGCGTTCCCCCCCGGCTCAGTCGCCGCCGCCAGGCCCCTGCCTGCGGGGTTTAGCTCGGTGTCTGTTGCGTTTCTGCCGCCTGGTCATCCTGAGGTGCTGCGGGGCCGTGTCCGCACGCTGCTGCTGGAAAGAGCAAAAACTACATCTCGTCAACAACAGCAAACGTTTGGCccaagcagggagggaaggaagaaaatgaaggaaggaaaggaggaaggaaagaaggcaggcaggcagcagctttGAGGGAAAGAAATTGTTCAAATGTGTGTGCAGAGCACTAGGGTGTGAGCAGGGAGCATCTCCAGGATGGGAACGGAGAGCTTGATACGGGTATTTACACAGCTGTGAGAAAGCACAAAGATAGAGAGGGacaaaggggagggagaggaggggacctGGTGCCCGAAGGGGAGGTCGGAGCTGAGAAAGGTGACTATGGAGGCACCTCTGAAGGGTTTTGTCCCTGCTCCGAGGCAGAAAACGGTGCAAAAGTGCTTGTTGTTTTACACAGTGGACAATGGGTGAAACGTACACCAAGGTCTCCCACTAAAGGCAAGTCTTACGAGGGAATAGTTAAGAACCGGAAGAGGTTTGTGTCAGAAAGAGACCAAGGATGTTGTCTGAGGCCTGTCTCCTCACTGAGGCGGCCTCAGACTCCGCGGCTCTAGTGCGAAGGTTGGAACGTGCAAGCCGGGAAGCGCTCACCGGTATAAACCCACCGCTGTGCTGAGCCTTCatgctgctttcagcagcacGTAGGCTCAGCAAAAACCATGTCAAAGGGCTCATCCAGCAGCCCCGCTGGAGCTGCCCTAAACACTCATGTCTCACCCTGCAAAAATTTGTAGTTGAGGTGAAGATGAAGGTAGTGTCTGAGAACGATAGCGCTTGCGGCATTAGGACACAGGTTATAAAGCTCACAGTGTGTTTGCTGTCCGTGAAAGTTTCTCTAACAAAGCAGGCTGTCTCCCTGCTGGCAGGGAAGCAGCACGGCGTGGCACAGCCTCAGCATTCCGGCAAAAATTTGGCATCTCGGTGTAGTATCAGGTTAATAAGAAGTTAACAAGGCCCCAAAGGTATCAGTGCTATCCTCCAGATGCTCATTAAAACAAGGATGAGCTTCTGAAGTTTGGACCAGCTTAGACTAGTCGCCATGTATGCCTAGAGTCAAAAGAATTTCAGTataaaaggtttaaaaatgttgatttttgctGTTAGGGGAATAGGTAACACTCAGAACAGACTTTATTGTTTGGGTGCCGTAGGATAACAAAAGCAatctgaaaagaaacacatttacTGCCATAGATGACACAGCCAGGGAATATTTTCCCTGCCCAGtgataattttaacattttatttatgtataagTCTCAGAAAAATGGAATGATATTATTATGCATTTCTAGAGTGACTTATTTACAGTAGCCCTGTTCACTTCTAGcaagtgtttgctttttaagaTGGAAAAGATCCAGAGACAGGCAATGAATAAGACTGGAAGAATGGAAAGGGCGGAAGAGAATGAATATTTTAATCTGGAGAACGTACGTGGGACATTCAGATTTACTCCCATTGGCAAAGAATAATTACATTGAATGGCAATAATAAGTGATGCGAGGGAATACTTTCCTTACCAAAGCTAAAAAATCAACTTTCAAAGAGCTCTCTCTCACGTGCATAAGGGGAATAGAAATATcattatatttatgtatattctAATGGTGATATTTGTGTCATTCTTCAGTGTAGCTGGTGGCCAGTAATGGCTCAGAGTTAGAAAAACCCTGTGCCCTGGTTGCCAGTTCATTCTCAGGACGTGCATGAGAATAAATCACTTTGATTTGCTCAATTCTTCATGATCAAAGTCACATAATGTTGTTATTTATGGTACACACAAAGCCCCTCCTAAATGTTTTAATTACGAGTCATACATATAGCAGGAACCCCAGCCCTTGAACAATATTTTTCTCATCAGTTCTCCCACACAGTCTTCAGGTTTTTGAGTTAAAGACTTAACACCTTTTTGGGGGTCAGTTTGTTATCCCTGGCACTTGTCGTTCCGTATTTATGGACAACACATTTAGCAGCAACAggcacaggcaggggagatgggtattttctttcccttgccaGAGGTGGGGGCACtaggtgtttttttcctgatcagttttacatattttaatgcaTCTCACGTGTCCCCCATCTCTTCTCACCTGCTTTTGAGGGATAACTTCCTGCCGCGGATGGATCCCACCCTATCTCAGGCTTCCATGGTGGGAGGTTTTTGTGCTGACTCTCCACCAAAAACTTCATTTGAGTGCTGTCAGTCGGTGTTTCTGAAGCAGTGAAATTACCATCTGCAGCCTGGTACAAAGAGCCAGCgtaaatatgctttttttccacaggatCTTACAGTTTGGCCTATGACACCCAGCTCCTCACCGCTCCTTCCATTCGCCCATTCCCAGGTTTTCCCATTGCCCCCCGCCCTTTCCTGGGCGCAGCCTCCTCGTTCAGGGAGAAATGAGGAATTCGGAAGCCGTGGCGGTGCCCACAGCGGCCCTCGGGGGTCGCCGCTCTGCCGCcggctgccccgccgccgccatcttgtgaGAGGCCGCCCCGGAGGACTACAGCCCCCAGCATgctccgcgcccgcccgcccggacTACAGCGCCCAGCGTGCCCCGCGGCCGTCGCGtctccaagatggcggcgcccaggGGCGGCTCGGGCCTGGAGACGGACACGGACCCGGACTCGGACAGCAGCGGCGAGGCGGCAGCACGGTTCCGGGAGGCCGCTTGGGATTGCGCTGCgcaggcggcggtggcggtgcGGGCGGAGCCGCGCAGCGGTGAGGGTCCGCGGTCAGCTGGGCTCTGTTTTGCCTCCGCAGCCGCGGCGTGtcctgccttgccttcccctccccgccggtCTGGCCCTTCCACAGcccctcccgcagcccctcccgccccgggggAGCTGTGGTTAGGAGGGGGCATCGCTCTGCCGTTTCGGGGGCCGCCGGCGCCCCGGGGAGCCGAGGCGGTGCTCTGGGACGGGGACTGGGCCCGGCGGTGCGCGTCCTCCCGCCGGGGCCAGAACCCCTTCCTGGGCAGGGTCTGACCAGTGGGAAGTCTCCCTTTGCCCCATAACTGTTTGCCCCCGAAGGCGGGCGTGGGTCGTCGTTCAGGCATGATTCTTTATAGTATAAAATCAAGCGTGCCAGAAGGGGGATTAAAGAGATCCTGGGTCTTTTAAACTTGCCTTTACTTCTTCCTTTGTCAGGTGGCTCTAAAAAGGATCGACCACAGCCAGCTCAGCCTAGCCTAAGGTATTTTTGCTTCTGGTTTCAGACTTACATTTCACTGAAGAATAAATTAATGGATGTTGTATTTGTGCTACTTATGGTTAATGCCTTGTGAGATTTCCTACTGGAAGGGCCTGTTCTGTTTTAGGAATTAGTCCAAGCATAATCTGAAATGATGCTTAAATCTGAAAACGCTAATaggtttttaaagaacatttctcATCCCTCTAGCAGCAGGGGAATATAGAAGTTGAAAACTTACTACTGATGTCAGTTACAACATTAGTTTCAAGTGTCAGAAATTTCCCAACTCTGCAAGTGTCCCGTGAAGGAATGAGTATAgttacatatgaaaaaaatcttcaaaaaacaTTGTAACTGCAAAGGCAAGTGCTTGGCAGCTGGAAAGCAACACCTGGATTCGGAGCCTTGCAATGGAGGCGGTGCTGTCCTATCTAAGTTTTGCAGCATTTTGTGGGCTCGATTTCAAAGGCTGTTAGCCAGGCAATTTAATAAAATCCTCTCTCCTGGGACAGGTTTTGCATGAATTGTGGCAATGTGCACAGGAACTACATGCAAGGCAAGGGATGTCCTGACATTATTTGCTTTTGTAGGCTGTTTCAATGAGAAAAATCATCCAAGTACTAAATAATGTTTATTTCTGTCTTGGGAACTGAACTTTTACAACTGAGCTATTTTCCATCTTCTCAGCAGTCTTTCCTAGCACGTGTGAATTGATCACTAGAGGGTAGGAGATTTTACAGTCCCATATCTCCTGTTTGTGCGAGAGCACCAGATGTTATTTGCCTTGAAAGAGGTAATCGTTATTCCTATTTTAAACAGGCGTGAGGTGAACGGTCATGATGAGGATGGAAATGAGCTACAGACGACACCAGAGTTCAGAGCACATGTTGCGAAGAAACTGGGAGCAATGCTAGACGGGTATTGGCAAGCAATACTAAAAAAGTTTGTTCTATGGGTCAAGTACACTGATGCTTTTGTGTGCTGAGGAAATTAAAGATCTGAGTGCAACCTGGATGTGGAGGagaagttgtttttcttcttgtctccTTCATTCCTGCATTTAATACAAACTTCCAGTATTCTGTGAGCTGACCTGGCCCACGTGCTGTGCTCCTCTGGTAAAGACTccctgagcagctctgcctgtCTCCATTTGCCTCTGTGGTGTGAATGAATTGTGGGGAGAACAAAGTAGAATTTGGGTGCCTTAGCACTTTCATCATTTAAGGCCAAGCATGAGATTCTTTCATTTATTCTTACAACCTAAACCAATACCTGATTCAGGGTTGTGCTGGCAGTATGCCTCTGGGCTGCCACTGTATTTATTGTGTAAATATGGCCCTGGAGAACTAGAATTCCTGGTGTTTAGAGCTGGCTTTAGAAACGCTTCTTTTAAGCTGTTCTTGTGGCATGTTTTGCCAAGGGGAGAAGGCATGGTATGCTCTGAAAGCAGGGAGGTGAGACAGCTTCTTACTTTTTTGTTAGTGAAGCTATGTAACATCTTCCTATAGTCTTGTTTTCGAGAAATGCCCAGCTTTAGCTCAGTTTGCACGAACCTAAGATCTGACTGGGTTTTTCTCTTTAGTTTCATTACTGTCTTGAAGGACTCATCAGGACCTTCACAAACTTCTGCGCAACACTCTGACTCTGGAGATGACGGTGAGTTCTCGTCACAGCCATTGTGGCTGTTTTGTGACATTGTCAGTTAAATAATGACAAGTGAGGGTGGATCCTGTCCATTGCCTGTTGTACACCCAACTGACTAAGCATTTGCAGTAGAAGAATTTCTATTAGTGTCCATGAAGGCTGTTACTTTGAAGCTGTGATCTCTGTGCCCTAACTCCTCTCGGTccccaatagttgccgtcaagcACTACAGCAATACAGTCACAGCAGTGAGGCTTCCCAGGGAGATTGCTGTTGATTGCTTTCGCCTCTGTTTTATATCATGGCTAAAATTCCCTTTTACATATTTTAGGTTTTcgcctcttctcttcctctgtcccGGGAGACTCTGGGAAATCAGAGCCTTGCCCTGCAGCGAGGCGGAGGCGCCCGTCTAGCTCCAGGTGAGGTGTTGTCAGCTGCTTTGCTCCTGAACTACTATGGCATCGCACATTTCAGAGGCAGCTGGGACTCTCGTAGGGGAATAGGAAGCTGAAGAGCTTGAGAAGCGTGTATTTATGACTCCTATATTTGACtaaagcaggggttttttttgttttttcttttatagtgcTGGGGAACTAGAAATGTTTGTGGGAGGTCTTCTTTCCTCTCCTAGTCTGTGTAAAGAACACCTCAGCCTTCAAACTGGTTAAATGCTAACTGTAGGTATTGGAGTCTTGGAGCTACTGGGTGTTTGTCGGGTGTTCTCATCTTAGATTGCTCTGCTGTTTGTGCTTTGGGGGAATTCAAGGCAAAAGTGTAACTTCCTTCCCTTTTGTTACCTTTCCAGTGACTCGGACAGTGACCAAGAATGGCAAAGGTACCAAGAGGCTGCTGTGTCAGCCACAGACATTCTGAAGCAAAGTGCTTTTCCCACACTGTCCCAGGATTCCAGCTGGGATGAGAATCAGGGTTGTGTAGagcacagccagaaaaaaaagaagaaaaagaaaattaggggagagaaaaatattcaagagaAAATAATAGGCCCAGCAGAGTGTGACCAGATCAGCAAAGATTTGCCACAGTTGGTGTCTGCAAATGGAAAGCCTGAGAGACAGAACGGCAATCATACAGAGAACTCGGTGTTGCCAGGAgttgtgaagaagaaaaagaagaagaaaaaaagagaatgaagatTTTGCTCTGCAAACAGCAGGTGATTATGATGGATGAAGGATGctgaaaaaaaactaacaaaaagagTTGCTGCAGATGAGGGAAAATTAATTGGTGAAGCTTCTGTTCTAAAAGCTCAGTGGCCTGAGAGTCTAATTAAGCGACTCCCTATGTTGTTGGCATCCCTTGGGGAAGGGAGCAATGTTCTCCTAGCACAGCAGTTATCTGTGCTGCTGCTTATGCAGACCTAGggtaaaaagattaaaaactctGCAGAGATTTGCATGACAGAGGGATATAATCATAGCTGCATCTCTCCTGCTCTGTTCCTTCACATCATGAAACCAAATCTTGTGTCCTGGAGGAAGCATATGATGAATTGAGTTTGGTTTACATGGCAACAGGTGATcaactcctttttctctttgccaCCTCCTAGATGCCTACTAAGAATAGCTCCAGCCTGTGGGAGACTCATTTATCTAAAGCATCCTGTCAGATATCAGGgcccccttatttttttttttttcctgtgatcatAACAATCCATTGTTGAAACCTGCCATGTTGCTAATCCCTCTGTAATCTGTACCTCTCCAGGGCCCCTGCATATAAACAGTGTGCAGTGAGCTTATTTTGGAGCTGTTATAAATAGGTAGTTCTGTTCAAGTT
The Numenius arquata chromosome 16, bNumArq3.hap1.1, whole genome shotgun sequence DNA segment above includes these coding regions:
- the C16H12orf43 gene encoding protein CUSTOS yields the protein MAAPRGGSGLETDTDPDSDSSGEAAARFREAAWDCAAQAAVAVRAEPRSGGSKKDRPQPAQPSLRREVNGHDEDGNELQTTPEFRAHVAKKLGAMLDGFITVLKDSSGPSQTSAQHSDSGDDGFRLFSSSVPGDSGKSEPCPAARRRRPSSSSDSDSDQEWQRYQEAAVSATDILKQSAFPTLSQDSSWDENQGCVEHSQKKKKKKKIRGEKNIQEKIIGPAECDQISKDLPQLVSANGKPERQNGNHTENSVLPGVVKKKKKKKKRE